One genomic segment of Hordeum vulgare subsp. vulgare chromosome 2H, MorexV3_pseudomolecules_assembly, whole genome shotgun sequence includes these proteins:
- the LOC123424564 gene encoding primary amine oxidase-like yields MSESDAACTQTARAQLSSRSRAPLAELAPMDYSTSLLRLTFLALGAALILLVTRSAFRLPLAIDAPAASFLHGSGGCTRFSPWACRPPRTGKSPPRRSSHESDVPRHPLDPLTVTEISRARELLRAHPPFASAPSALVVHALALDEPDKPAVRRWRKGAHALPPRRAVAVVRFRGESHVLALDLATGSVTPLPTPASGYPTMTMDEMTALCAAPFSDPAFNATILRRGVRLADVACLPISPGWYGPAEDDGGRRFIKSQCYSTEGTANFYMRPIEGLTVLIDMDTGKVVHISDRGAGIPIPAAKNTEYRHAANDDADDKFGYQTVRAPSMEPAPEGPGFEVSDGHTVRWAGWEFHLKADARAGLIVSRATVQDPATGARREVMYKGMASELFVPYMDPTEAWYFKTYMDAGEYGFGLQAMPLVPLNDCPRHARYMDGVFVAADGRPYVREKMICVFERYAGDIAWRHSESPITGMDIRESRAKVTLVARMAASVANYDYIVDWEFQTDGLIRIKVGLSGILMVKGSPYSHMNQVRKNEEMHGTLLSENIIGVIHDHYVTFRLDMDVDGADNSFVRVDMARQDTAPGESPRRSYLKATRHVASTEKDAKVRLKLYEPAEFHVINPTKKTRVGNPVGYKVVPAGTAASLLDPEDPPQKRGAFTNNQIWVTPYNKSEEWAGGLFVYQSKGEDTLATWSERDRPIENKDLVLWYTLGFHHIPCQEDFPIMPTVSSSFDLKPVNFFESNPILKQRPTMEKDLPVCVVTG; encoded by the exons ATGAGCGAGTCAGACGCTGCCTGCACACAAACGGCGAGAGCTCAGCTCAGCTCACGGTCACGCGCACCGCTAGCTGAGCTAGCTCCAATGGATTACTCCACCTCCCTCCTCCGCCTCACCTTCCTCGCCCTCGGCGCCGCCCTCATCCTCCTCGTCACCCGCTCCGCCTTTCGCCTGCCGCTCGCCATCGACGCACCAGCCGCCTCCTTCTTACACGGCTCCGGCGGCTGCACCCGGTTCTCGCCGTGGGCCTGCCGCCCACCACGAACCGGCAAGTCCCCGCCACGTCGTTCGTCACACGAGTCCGACGTCCCGCGCCACCCGCTCGACCCGCTCACGGTGACGGAGATCAGCCGCGCGCGCGAGCTCCTCCGCGCGCACCCGCCGTTCGCGTCGGCGCCGTCGGCCCTGGTCGTGCACGCGCTCGCGCTCGACGAGCCGGACAAGCCCGCCGTCCGGCGCTGGCGGAAGGGCGCCCACGCGCTcccgcctcgccgcgccgtcgcggtCGTCCGCTTCCGTGGGGAGTCCCATGTGCTCGCCCTCGACCTTGCCACCGGCTCGGTCACCCCTCTGCCCACGCCGGCCTCGGGCTACCCGACGATGACCATGGACGAGATGACCGCCCTCTGCGCGGCGCCGTTCAGCGACCCGGCGTTCAACGCCACCATCCTGCGCCGCGGCGTGCGCCTGGCCGACGTCGCGTGCCTGCCCATCTCCCCCGGGTGGTACGGCCCCGCCGAGGACGACGGCGGCCGCCGGTTCATCAAGAGCCAGTGCTACTCGACGGAGGGCACCGCCAATTTCTACATGCGCCCCATCGAGGGCCTCACCGTCCTCATCGACATGGACACCGGGAAGGTCGTCCACATCTCCGACCGCGGCGCCGGCATCCCCATCCCGGCCGCCAAGAACACCGAATACCGCCACGCCGCCAACGACGACGCCGATGATaaattcgggtaccagacggtgcgGGCGCCGTCGATGGAGCCGGCGCCGGAGGGGCCGGGGTTCGAGGTGTCGGACGGGCACACGGTGCGGTGGGCCGGGTGGGAGTTCCACCTGAAGGCGGACGCGCGGGCGGGGCTGATCGTGTCCCGCGCGACGGTGCAGGACCCGGCGACCGGGGCGCGGAGGGAGGTGATGTACAAGGGCATGGCGTCGGAGCTGTTCGTGCCCTACATGGACCCGACGGAGGCGTGGTACTTCAAGACGTACATGGACGCCGGCGAGTACGGCTTCGGGCTGCAGGCCATGCCGCTGGTGCCGCTCAACGATTGCCCCCGGCACGCGCGGTACATGGACGGCGTGTTCGTGGCCGCCGACGGCCGGCCGTACGTGAGGGAGAAGATGATCTGCGTCTTCGAGCGGTACGCCGGCGACATCGCGTGGCGACACTCCGAGAGCCCCATCACCGGCATGGAC ATAAGGGAGTCCCGGGCGAAGGTGACGCTGGTGGCGCGCATGGCGGCGTCGGTGGCCAACTACGACTACATCGTCGACTGGGAGTTCCAGACCGACGGGCTCATCCGCATCAAG GTGGGGCTTAGCGGGATCCTGATGGTGAAGGGCTCGCCCTACTCCCACATGAACCAGGTCCGGAAAAACGAGGAGATGCACGGCACCCTCCTCTCGGAGAACATCATCGGCGTCATCCATGACCACTATGTCACCTTCCGCCTCGACATGGACGTCGACGGCGCCGACAACTCCTTCGTCCGGGTCGACATGGCCCGCCAGGACACCGCACCCGGCGAGTCCCCACGGAGGAGCTACCTTAAGGCAACACGCCACGTCGCGAGCACCGAGAAAGACGCAAAGGTGCGTCTAAAGCTCTATGAGCCGGCGGAGTTCCACGTAATCAACCCGACCAAGAAGACGCGTGTCGGGAACCCGGTGGGCTACAAGGTCGTCCCCGCCGGCACCGCCGCCAGCCTGCTGGACCCCGAGGACCCGCCGCAGAAGAGGGGTGCATTCACAAACAATCAG ATTTGGGTCACGCCCTACAACAAGAGTGAAGAATGGGCCGGTGGGCTGTTCGTGTACCAGAGCAAAGGGGAGGACACGCTGGCTACTTGGTCGGAGAG GGACCGTCCGATCGAGAACAAGGACCTGGTGCTGTGGTACACGCTTGGGTTCCACCACATCCCTTGTCAGGAGGACTTCCCCATCATGCCCACTGTGTCGTCCAGCTTCGACCTCAAGCCGGTCAACTTCTTCGAGAGCAACCCCATCCTCAAGCAGCGACCCACCATGGAGAAGGATCTCCCCGTCTGCGTCGTTACCGGGTGA